In Nocardia asteroides, the following proteins share a genomic window:
- a CDS encoding metal ABC transporter solute-binding protein, Zn/Mn family, translated as MCAGLTVGVAAAVVLTACGGSDDADGVSVVASTNVWGSIATAVAGPDVRVTSIISDPAADPHSFETSATDTAAISDADLVVFNGGHYDEFIEKAIDGKDKRTVEAFEQRADKSDENEHVWYDVTTVAAVADRIAAQLGEIDSANAAAYTERATAFKNQLIGVSTITGTIATQHPNTPVAQSEPLAHYLLVAATAQDKTPHEFQEAIEQETDPAPAAVAATRDLLTGKQVKALIYNTQTQDKITQDLRATAQGAGIAVVEVTETLPAGVDYVQWQTANAKALAAALR; from the coding sequence ATGTGTGCCGGACTCACGGTGGGAGTGGCGGCGGCTGTCGTGCTCACCGCGTGTGGTGGTTCCGATGACGCGGACGGGGTGTCCGTCGTGGCCTCCACCAATGTGTGGGGTTCCATCGCCACCGCGGTCGCCGGGCCGGATGTGCGGGTGACCTCGATCATCAGTGATCCCGCCGCCGATCCGCACTCGTTCGAGACCTCGGCCACCGATACCGCCGCGATCAGCGACGCCGATCTGGTCGTGTTCAACGGCGGGCACTACGACGAGTTCATCGAGAAGGCCATCGACGGCAAGGACAAGCGGACCGTCGAGGCGTTCGAGCAGCGCGCCGACAAGAGCGACGAGAACGAGCACGTCTGGTACGACGTGACCACCGTCGCCGCGGTCGCCGACCGGATCGCCGCCCAGCTCGGCGAGATCGACAGCGCCAACGCCGCCGCCTACACCGAGCGCGCCACCGCCTTCAAGAACCAGCTGATCGGCGTCAGCACCATCACCGGCACCATCGCCACCCAGCACCCGAACACACCGGTCGCCCAGTCCGAGCCGCTCGCGCACTACCTGCTGGTGGCCGCGACCGCGCAGGACAAGACCCCGCACGAGTTCCAGGAAGCGATCGAGCAGGAGACCGACCCGGCGCCCGCCGCCGTCGCCGCCACCCGCGACCTGCTCACCGGCAAGCAGGTCAAGGCGCTGATCTACAACACCCAGACCCAGGACAAGATCACCCAGGACCTGCGCGCCACCGCGCAGGGCGCGGGCATCGCGGTCGTCGAGGTGACCGAGACCCTGCCCGCCGGTGTCGATTACGTCCAGTGGCAGACCGCGAACGCCAAGGCGCTCGCCGCGGCGCTGCGCTGA
- the otsB gene encoding trehalose-phosphatase codes for MSAQDLPLEVRRALASVARVPRLLVASDYDGTIAPIVSDPAKAFPQRESVSALRALAGLANTTAAVISGRALRDLAALSRLPVEVQLIGSHGSEFDVGFVHAIDNDAKQLLAEIQTAFARIAAENPGVTVETKPASAALHVRNASPEIGRRALNSVRQGPACWVGVQVTEGKAVIELAVIPTDKGTALDTIRHQESASAAVFFGDDVTDEKAFRVLSGPDVGIKVGDGESLAKLRVESTEDVARALAFLVEERRTWLAGASAPRIERLSMLSSPRSVALLTPDATVTWFCHPEPDSAAVFAHLLGGAGAGHFTVAPERAGLPLSQRYVDGTMTVQTRWASLQVTDYLPHDVAPDRTDLTRVITGDAKAVVTFAPRPEFGQVPVRIEAVPNGLRVSGTNDPMVLRSPGVEWEILSDGTYEQARAVVDPSGAPVVLELRCGTADLAPSMTPEHQRRQLAEQYWSQWAAGLQLPPLKPDLMKRSALTLRGLVHRPSGSILAAATTSLPEDIGGVRNWDYRYCWLRDASLTAQALVTLGSLTEAEEFLGWVHRVLDTIPGPERLHPLYTIYGETLPPEAVIDLLPGYAGSRPVRVGNAANMQVQLDVFGPIVDLITTMAHERERQGITAAAKALPDADWELVHAMVSAVQRRWTEPDHGIWEIRGNPRHHVYSKVMGWLTIDRALTLAARFDRPADPEWATLRDTIAEEVKAKGWNEEVQSYTAAYDGTDLDAATLHIGLSGLIDPADPRFEATVVATEAELRSGATVYRYHHDDGLPGGEGGFHLCAAWLVEAYLLIGRRSDAEALFAQLVAAAGPTGLLSEEYDPVAERSLGNHPQAYSHLGLLRCAQLLSQPADVLV; via the coding sequence GTGAGCGCACAGGATCTGCCCTTGGAAGTCCGCCGTGCACTGGCGTCGGTTGCGCGCGTGCCACGGCTCTTGGTTGCCTCGGACTATGACGGGACGATTGCCCCGATCGTGTCCGACCCCGCGAAGGCCTTTCCCCAACGGGAATCGGTCAGCGCCTTACGCGCGCTCGCGGGGTTGGCGAACACGACCGCCGCGGTGATTTCCGGTCGGGCCCTACGTGATCTGGCGGCGCTGTCGCGCCTGCCGGTCGAGGTCCAGCTGATCGGCAGCCACGGCTCGGAGTTCGATGTGGGCTTCGTGCACGCGATCGACAACGACGCCAAGCAACTGCTCGCCGAGATCCAGACCGCCTTCGCGCGGATCGCGGCCGAGAACCCCGGTGTGACCGTCGAGACCAAACCGGCCAGCGCGGCACTGCACGTGCGCAACGCCAGCCCCGAGATCGGCAGGCGCGCACTGAATTCGGTGCGCCAGGGCCCGGCCTGCTGGGTCGGCGTCCAGGTGACCGAAGGCAAGGCCGTCATCGAACTCGCGGTGATCCCGACCGACAAGGGCACCGCGCTCGACACCATCCGGCACCAGGAGAGCGCCTCCGCGGCGGTCTTCTTCGGCGACGACGTCACCGACGAGAAGGCTTTCCGGGTGCTGTCCGGTCCCGATGTGGGGATCAAGGTCGGCGACGGTGAGAGCCTGGCCAAGCTGCGCGTGGAGTCCACCGAGGACGTGGCGCGGGCGCTGGCGTTCCTGGTGGAGGAGCGCCGCACCTGGCTGGCGGGCGCGAGCGCGCCGCGGATCGAGCGGCTGAGCATGCTGTCGAGCCCGCGCTCGGTGGCGCTGCTCACCCCGGACGCCACCGTCACCTGGTTCTGCCACCCCGAACCCGATTCGGCCGCGGTGTTCGCGCACCTGCTCGGCGGCGCGGGCGCCGGCCACTTCACCGTGGCGCCCGAGCGCGCGGGCCTGCCGCTGTCGCAGCGGTATGTGGACGGCACCATGACCGTCCAAACCCGCTGGGCCAGTTTGCAGGTCACCGATTACCTGCCGCACGACGTGGCGCCCGACCGCACCGACCTGACCCGGGTGATCACCGGTGACGCGAAGGCCGTCGTGACCTTCGCGCCCCGGCCGGAATTCGGCCAGGTGCCGGTGCGAATCGAGGCCGTGCCCAACGGACTTCGGGTCAGCGGCACCAACGATCCGATGGTGCTGCGCTCCCCTGGTGTCGAATGGGAGATCCTCTCCGACGGCACCTACGAGCAGGCGCGCGCGGTGGTCGACCCGTCCGGCGCGCCGGTGGTGCTCGAATTGCGCTGCGGTACGGCCGATCTGGCGCCGTCGATGACGCCGGAACACCAGCGCCGTCAGCTGGCCGAGCAGTACTGGTCGCAGTGGGCGGCCGGGCTGCAGCTGCCGCCGCTCAAGCCCGACCTGATGAAGCGCTCCGCGCTGACCCTGCGCGGGCTGGTGCACCGCCCCTCCGGTTCGATCCTGGCCGCGGCGACGACCTCGCTGCCCGAGGACATCGGCGGCGTGCGCAACTGGGACTACCGCTACTGCTGGCTGCGCGACGCCTCGCTGACCGCGCAGGCGCTGGTGACCCTCGGTTCGCTGACCGAGGCCGAGGAGTTCCTCGGCTGGGTGCACCGGGTGCTGGACACGATCCCCGGCCCCGAGCGGCTGCACCCGCTGTACACGATCTACGGCGAGACCCTGCCGCCCGAGGCCGTCATCGACCTGCTGCCCGGTTACGCGGGCTCACGGCCGGTGCGCGTGGGCAACGCGGCCAACATGCAGGTGCAGCTCGACGTGTTCGGGCCGATCGTGGACCTGATCACCACGATGGCGCACGAGCGGGAACGTCAGGGCATCACCGCGGCGGCCAAGGCGCTGCCCGACGCCGACTGGGAACTGGTGCACGCCATGGTCTCGGCGGTGCAGCGGCGCTGGACCGAGCCCGACCACGGCATCTGGGAGATCCGCGGCAACCCGCGCCACCACGTGTACTCCAAGGTGATGGGCTGGCTGACCATCGACCGCGCGCTCACCCTGGCCGCGCGGTTCGACCGGCCCGCCGATCCCGAGTGGGCCACGCTGCGCGACACCATCGCCGAGGAGGTGAAGGCGAAGGGCTGGAACGAGGAGGTGCAGTCCTACACCGCCGCCTACGACGGCACCGACCTCGACGCCGCCACCCTGCACATCGGGCTCAGCGGCCTGATCGACCCGGCCGACCCGCGTTTCGAGGCCACGGTCGTCGCCACCGAGGCCGAATTGCGCAGCGGCGCGACGGTGTATCGCTACCACCACGACGACGGCCTGCCCGGCGGCGAAGGTGGCTTCCACCTCTGCGCGGCCTGGCTGGTCGAGGCCTACCTGCTGATCGGCAGGCGCTCGGACGCCGAAGCCCTGTTCGCCCAGCTCGTCGCCGCAGCCGGCCCCACCGGCCTGCTCAGCGAGGAGTACGACCCGGTCGCCGAACGCTCCCTGGGCAACCACCCCCAGGCCTACAGCCACCTCGGCCTCCTGCGCTGCGCCCAGCTCCTCAGCCAACCGGCGGATGTCCTGGTGTAG
- a CDS encoding metal ABC transporter permease, which translates to MDKLNKVLHQMFDLGTTADLLTYDFVQQALLASALLGLLAGLIGPLIVSRQMSFAVHGTSELSLTGASAALLAGVGVGIGAIAGSVVAAVLFGWLGSRARERDSVIAVVLSFGLGLSVLFLWLAPDRAGSKFSLLTGQVASVGYDGLALLLTCTAAVLAVLAVVYRPLLFASSDPEVAVARGVPVRALSVIFAVLLGITAAFGVQIVGALLVLALLITPAAAAAQVTASPLRATVLSVIFAEVAAVGGLLLSLAPGVPVSTFVTAISFAIYLVCRFVGHRNRRLAPAR; encoded by the coding sequence ATGGACAAGCTGAACAAGGTGCTGCACCAGATGTTCGATCTGGGCACCACCGCCGATCTGCTCACCTACGACTTCGTGCAGCAGGCACTGCTGGCGAGCGCGCTGCTCGGCCTGCTCGCCGGGCTGATCGGGCCGCTGATCGTGAGCAGGCAGATGTCGTTCGCGGTGCACGGCACCAGCGAGCTGTCGCTGACCGGCGCGTCGGCGGCGCTGCTGGCCGGTGTCGGCGTCGGGATCGGCGCGATCGCCGGGTCGGTGGTCGCGGCGGTGCTGTTCGGCTGGCTCGGTTCCCGTGCGCGCGAACGCGATTCGGTGATCGCGGTGGTGCTCTCGTTCGGGCTCGGCCTGTCGGTGCTGTTCCTGTGGCTGGCGCCGGACCGGGCCGGGTCGAAGTTCTCGCTGCTCACCGGGCAGGTCGCCAGCGTCGGCTACGACGGCCTGGCGCTGCTGCTCACCTGCACCGCGGCCGTGCTCGCGGTGCTGGCCGTGGTCTACCGGCCGCTGCTGTTCGCCAGCTCCGACCCCGAGGTGGCGGTGGCGCGCGGGGTGCCGGTGCGGGCGCTGTCGGTGATCTTCGCCGTGCTGCTCGGCATCACCGCCGCCTTCGGCGTGCAGATCGTGGGCGCGCTGCTGGTGCTCGCGCTGCTGATCACCCCGGCCGCGGCCGCCGCGCAGGTCACCGCGAGCCCGCTGCGGGCCACGGTGCTGTCGGTGATCTTCGCCGAGGTCGCCGCGGTGGGCGGGCTGTTGCTGTCGCTGGCGCCGGGCGTGCCGGTGTCGACGTTCGTCACCGCGATCTCGTTCGCGATCTACCTGGTGTGCCGGTTCGTCGGCCATCGCAATCGCAGGCTGGCACCGGCTCGCTGA
- the kstR gene encoding cholesterol catabolism transcriptional regulator KstR, with protein sequence MDSPAPTPTVTTLSEDELSSNAQRERRKRILDATLALASKGGYDAVQMRAVAERADVAVGTLYRYFPSKVHLLVSALAREFEQFEGKRRPLPGDGPSERMHGLLTQITRMMQRDPLLTEAMTRAFMFADASAAAEVDRVGKVMDRVFARAMSDGEPDERQLAIARVISDVWLSNLVAWLTRRASATDVTERLELTVDLLLGDRG encoded by the coding sequence ATGGACAGCCCGGCCCCCACGCCCACCGTGACCACACTGTCCGAGGACGAGCTGAGTTCCAACGCGCAGCGGGAGCGCCGCAAGCGCATCCTCGACGCGACCCTGGCCCTGGCGTCCAAGGGCGGCTACGACGCCGTCCAGATGCGCGCGGTGGCCGAGCGCGCCGACGTGGCCGTCGGCACCCTGTATCGCTACTTCCCGTCCAAGGTGCACCTGCTCGTCTCGGCCCTGGCCAGGGAGTTCGAGCAGTTCGAGGGCAAGCGCCGCCCCCTACCCGGCGACGGTCCGTCCGAGCGCATGCACGGCCTGCTCACCCAGATCACCCGGATGATGCAGCGCGACCCGCTGCTCACCGAGGCGATGACCCGCGCGTTCATGTTCGCCGACGCCTCGGCGGCGGCCGAGGTGGATCGGGTCGGCAAGGTCATGGACCGGGTCTTCGCCCGCGCGATGAGCGACGGCGAGCCCGACGAGCGCCAGCTCGCCATCGCCAGGGTCATCTCCGATGTGTGGCTGTCGAACCTGGTCGCCTGGCTGACCCGGCGGGCGTCGGCGACCGACGTCACAGAACGACTCGAGCTCACCGTCGACCTGTTGCTGGGCGATCGCGGATAG
- a CDS encoding acyl-CoA dehydrogenase — MTIATTDEHKAAAESLRGWASSVAPIATMRAGGAGSWRQYWPALTEFGLFEVALDEEHGGLGGSVADLAVLLEQTADDLVGGPVLATALAGLITQGAVTEGTPCGIAVPTEELTAKAAGTDDGWIVTGTWDHVYGADTDTQVLVPANTVDGTRWLLIPADAVAIEPLAAADHTVPLARVTATEVPVAAARGFDPAADVTDLFVALAVAELAGIAGWCLRTAVEYAKVREQFGKPIGSFQAVKHICAWMLCRTELIRAVAADAAAAIDEGGAELPIAAAVAAAAALDAAVDTAKDAVQVLGGIGFTWEHDAHFYLRRASSLRQLLGGSARWRARVTELTRAGQRRTTGAERVLGDAAGDSALSAEVAAIAALDPAQRQRALVEGGFVMPHWPKPYGREADPMTCLQIAEQLRRADLTTPDLAVAGWAVPTLLRFGTEAQIERYVWPTLHGEVIWCQLFSEPGAGSDLAALRTTAEKVDGGWVLRGQKVWTSLGSEANWGICLARTDPAAAKHRGISYFLVDMRAAGVQVRPLVTITGEARFSEVFLDEVFVPDDCLVGAVNNGWKIARTTLSAERVAMGGGGIGGALEALLDRFPPGGWGTELREDRFGDLITSSIAGSLLEQRIAVATMAGVDAGAQASVRKLVGVRHRQDLAEYTLELSGQEGSLEDEALKEFLLTRCLSIAGGTEQILLTVAAERILGMPRDADS, encoded by the coding sequence GTGACCATCGCCACCACTGACGAGCATAAAGCCGCCGCGGAGTCGCTGCGGGGCTGGGCGAGTTCGGTCGCGCCGATTGCAACAATGCGGGCCGGCGGCGCCGGTAGCTGGCGCCAGTACTGGCCCGCGCTGACCGAGTTCGGCCTGTTCGAGGTCGCGCTCGACGAAGAGCACGGTGGCCTGGGCGGCAGCGTCGCCGACCTGGCCGTGCTGCTGGAACAGACCGCCGACGATCTGGTCGGCGGGCCGGTGCTGGCTACCGCGCTGGCCGGCCTGATCACGCAGGGCGCTGTGACCGAAGGCACACCCTGCGGCATCGCTGTGCCCACCGAGGAGCTCACCGCCAAGGCCGCGGGCACCGACGACGGCTGGATCGTCACGGGCACCTGGGACCACGTCTACGGCGCCGACACCGACACCCAGGTGCTGGTGCCCGCCAACACCGTCGACGGCACCCGCTGGCTGCTCATCCCGGCCGACGCGGTCGCCATCGAGCCGCTGGCCGCCGCCGACCACACCGTGCCGCTGGCCCGCGTCACCGCCACCGAGGTGCCGGTCGCGGCCGCGCGTGGCTTCGATCCCGCCGCCGATGTCACCGACCTGTTCGTCGCCCTCGCGGTGGCCGAACTGGCGGGCATCGCGGGCTGGTGCCTGCGCACCGCGGTCGAATACGCCAAGGTTCGTGAGCAATTCGGCAAGCCGATCGGCAGTTTCCAGGCGGTCAAGCACATCTGCGCCTGGATGCTGTGCCGCACCGAGCTGATCCGCGCCGTCGCCGCCGACGCGGCCGCCGCGATCGACGAGGGCGGCGCCGAGCTGCCCATCGCGGCCGCGGTCGCCGCCGCCGCCGCGCTCGACGCCGCGGTCGACACCGCCAAGGACGCCGTCCAGGTGCTCGGCGGCATCGGCTTCACCTGGGAACACGACGCGCACTTCTACCTGCGCCGGGCGAGCTCGCTGCGGCAGCTGCTCGGTGGTTCCGCGCGCTGGCGGGCCAGGGTCACCGAGCTGACCAGGGCCGGGCAGCGCCGCACCACCGGCGCCGAGCGCGTGCTGGGCGACGCGGCGGGTGATTCCGCGCTGAGCGCCGAGGTCGCCGCCATCGCCGCGCTGGACCCGGCGCAGCGGCAGCGCGCACTGGTCGAGGGCGGCTTCGTGATGCCGCACTGGCCGAAACCGTATGGGCGCGAAGCCGATCCGATGACCTGCCTGCAGATCGCCGAACAGCTGCGCCGCGCCGACCTCACCACCCCCGACCTGGCCGTCGCGGGCTGGGCCGTGCCCACCCTGCTGCGGTTCGGCACCGAGGCGCAGATCGAGCGCTACGTCTGGCCGACGCTGCACGGCGAGGTGATCTGGTGTCAGCTGTTCAGCGAGCCGGGCGCCGGCTCGGACCTGGCGGCGCTGCGCACCACCGCCGAGAAGGTCGACGGCGGCTGGGTGCTGCGCGGCCAGAAGGTGTGGACCTCGCTGGGCTCGGAGGCGAACTGGGGCATCTGCCTGGCGCGCACCGATCCGGCCGCGGCCAAGCACCGCGGGATCAGCTACTTCCTGGTCGACATGCGCGCGGCCGGCGTACAGGTGCGCCCGCTGGTGACCATCACCGGCGAGGCCCGCTTCAGCGAGGTCTTCCTCGACGAGGTGTTCGTCCCGGACGACTGCCTGGTCGGCGCGGTGAACAACGGCTGGAAGATCGCGCGCACCACGCTCTCGGCCGAGCGGGTCGCCATGGGCGGCGGCGGTATCGGCGGCGCGCTGGAGGCGCTGCTCGACCGTTTCCCGCCCGGTGGATGGGGAACAGAACTGCGCGAGGACCGCTTCGGTGACCTCATCACCTCGTCGATTGCTGGCTCGTTGCTGGAACAGCGGATCGCCGTGGCGACGATGGCCGGAGTCGACGCGGGCGCCCAGGCGAGCGTCCGCAAACTCGTCGGTGTCCGGCACCGGCAGGACCTGGCCGAGTACACCCTGGAACTTTCCGGTCAGGAAGGTTCCCTGGAAGACGAAGCCCTGAAAGAATTCTTGCTCACACGCTGTCTCTCCATCGCGGGCGGTACCGAGCAGATCCTGTTGACCGTGGCCGCCGAGCGGATTCTCGGCATGCCGCGCGATGCGGACAGTTAG
- a CDS encoding type II toxin-antitoxin system VapB family antitoxin: MIDLDDEALAEAARYLGTTTKRETVNAALREIVDRRRRAAAIARMRDMVAAGEIDFDGEGRRRGSAA, encoded by the coding sequence GTGATCGATCTGGACGACGAGGCTCTGGCGGAGGCGGCTCGCTACCTGGGCACCACGACGAAGCGGGAGACCGTGAACGCGGCTCTGCGCGAGATCGTCGACCGTCGGCGGCGAGCAGCCGCGATCGCCCGGATGCGCGACATGGTCGCGGCCGGTGAGATCGACTTCGATGGCGAAGGCCGTCGCCGCGGCTCCGCGGCGTGA
- a CDS encoding acyl-CoA dehydrogenase family protein has product MIDFAVPDDLAALRDRVRAFVTEQIVPFERDPRLTAHGPTDELRAELVELARAEKLLTVQAPVEYGGLGLSHVEQALVYEAAGWSTLGPVAMNCAAPDEGNMFLLGKIADPDQVDRYLMPVIRGEQRSVFAMTEPDGAGSDPGQLSTEAVFDGENFVLNGRKWLITGADGAKTWIIMARLAENPHLPAGPTLFLTDGDAEGIVIERIMNTMDRNYVGGHAVVRFENLTLPPSAVLGRTGQALRYAQLRLAPARLTHCMRWLGAAERAQSIAVDYARTRTAFGKPIGEHEGVSFMLADNEVALHQCRLTIWHSCWLMDQGQQARHESSMAKSYVSEELFKVTDRCVQVLGGIGISDETVVEMLFRDMRAFRLYDGPTEVHKYAIGRHLLRE; this is encoded by the coding sequence ATGATCGACTTCGCTGTTCCGGATGATCTGGCCGCCCTGCGGGATCGGGTTCGCGCGTTCGTCACCGAGCAGATCGTGCCGTTCGAGCGCGATCCGCGGCTCACCGCGCACGGCCCCACCGACGAGCTACGCGCCGAACTGGTCGAGCTGGCCAGGGCCGAGAAGCTGCTCACCGTGCAGGCGCCGGTGGAGTACGGCGGGCTCGGGCTCTCGCATGTCGAACAGGCGCTGGTCTACGAGGCCGCGGGCTGGTCGACGCTGGGCCCGGTCGCGATGAACTGCGCTGCGCCCGACGAGGGCAACATGTTCCTGCTCGGCAAGATCGCCGACCCGGACCAGGTGGACCGGTACCTGATGCCGGTGATCCGCGGCGAGCAGCGCTCGGTGTTCGCGATGACCGAACCCGACGGCGCGGGCTCCGACCCCGGTCAGCTGAGCACCGAGGCGGTGTTCGACGGCGAGAACTTCGTGCTGAACGGGCGCAAATGGCTGATCACCGGCGCCGACGGGGCCAAGACCTGGATCATCATGGCGCGCCTTGCCGAGAACCCGCACCTGCCCGCGGGCCCGACCCTGTTCCTCACCGACGGCGACGCCGAGGGCATCGTCATCGAGCGGATCATGAACACGATGGACCGCAACTACGTGGGCGGCCACGCGGTGGTGCGGTTCGAGAACCTCACCCTGCCGCCCTCGGCCGTGCTGGGACGCACCGGCCAGGCACTGCGCTACGCCCAGCTGCGGCTGGCCCCGGCCCGGCTCACGCACTGCATGCGCTGGCTGGGCGCGGCCGAGCGGGCCCAGAGCATCGCCGTCGACTACGCGCGCACCCGTACCGCGTTCGGCAAGCCGATCGGTGAGCACGAGGGCGTGTCGTTCATGCTCGCCGACAACGAGGTGGCGCTGCACCAGTGCAGGCTGACCATCTGGCACAGCTGCTGGCTGATGGACCAGGGACAGCAGGCCAGGCACGAATCGTCGATGGCCAAGTCGTACGTGTCCGAGGAACTGTTCAAGGTCACCGACCGCTGCGTGCAGGTGCTCGGCGGGATCGGGATCAGCGACGAGACCGTCGTGGAGATGCTGTTCCGCGACATGCGCGCGTTCCGGCTCTACGACGGACCCACCGAAGTGCACAAGTACGCCATCGGCAGGCACCTGCTGCGCGAGTGA
- a CDS encoding metal ABC transporter ATP-binding protein, with the protein MSTTEGTALPTALSRAGTGDAAIRLRGATLSFGDRTLWRGLDLDVAPGEFIAVLGPNGSGKTSLLRVLLGTLALSGGTAQVAGKQAGVGNPGIGYVPQQKTIDAGVQLRGKDLVGLGVDGHRWGLGWRRRTERTARVEAAVAAVGAQHFADKPLELLSGGEQQRLRVAQALVGDPAVLLCDEPLLSLDLANQRLVAELVDRRRREHDTAVLFVTHEINPILPLVDRVLYLVDGAFRIGTPEEVMTSATLSELYGTDVEVLRVRDRLVVVGTGDDMDALGGTA; encoded by the coding sequence ATGTCGACGACCGAGGGAACGGCACTGCCCACCGCGCTGTCGCGGGCGGGCACCGGCGACGCCGCCATCCGGCTGCGCGGCGCCACGCTGTCCTTCGGCGACCGCACCCTGTGGCGCGGCCTCGATCTCGACGTGGCACCGGGCGAGTTCATCGCGGTCCTCGGACCCAACGGCTCCGGCAAGACCTCGCTGCTGCGGGTGCTGCTCGGCACGCTCGCGCTGAGCGGGGGCACCGCGCAGGTGGCGGGCAAGCAGGCGGGCGTCGGCAATCCCGGCATCGGCTATGTCCCGCAGCAGAAGACCATCGACGCCGGTGTGCAGCTGCGCGGCAAGGATCTCGTGGGGCTCGGCGTCGACGGGCACCGCTGGGGCCTGGGCTGGCGCCGCCGCACCGAGCGGACGGCGCGGGTCGAGGCGGCCGTCGCCGCGGTCGGCGCGCAGCACTTCGCGGACAAGCCGCTGGAACTGCTGTCCGGTGGCGAGCAGCAGCGGCTGCGGGTCGCGCAGGCGCTGGTCGGCGATCCGGCGGTGCTGCTGTGCGACGAACCGCTGCTCAGCCTCGACCTGGCCAATCAGCGGCTGGTCGCCGAACTCGTCGACCGGCGCCGCCGCGAACACGACACCGCGGTGCTGTTCGTGACCCACGAGATCAATCCGATCCTGCCGCTGGTCGACCGGGTGCTGTACCTGGTCGACGGCGCCTTCCGGATCGGCACGCCCGAGGAGGTGATGACCTCGGCGACGCTCTCGGAGCTGTACGGCACCGATGTCGAGGTGCTGCGGGTGCGCGATCGGCTCGTGGTGGTCGGCACCGGCGACGACATGGACGCGCTGGGCGGTACCGCCTGA
- a CDS encoding PIN domain nuclease, whose product MTERYLADTSALVRFFRGQTGAEWDQAVSSGLVGVCEPVRQEYLRAVGGRPAYYEAAGLLHEIFPYFTVPDSCWTESAALQERLADASRHQSAGPVDLLVAVTATHHKLTVLHADLDYEAIATLTGQPVRRIDKPAG is encoded by the coding sequence GTGACCGAGCGCTATCTGGCGGACACCAGCGCCCTGGTCCGGTTCTTTCGTGGCCAGACAGGGGCGGAATGGGATCAAGCCGTCAGTTCCGGTCTGGTCGGGGTCTGCGAACCCGTCCGCCAGGAGTACCTGCGTGCCGTCGGCGGACGCCCGGCCTATTACGAGGCCGCGGGCCTGCTCCACGAGATCTTCCCCTACTTCACGGTGCCGGACTCCTGTTGGACCGAGTCGGCCGCATTACAAGAGCGCCTCGCGGACGCCAGCCGACACCAAAGTGCCGGCCCGGTGGATCTGCTCGTCGCCGTCACCGCGACCCACCACAAACTGACCGTCCTCCACGCCGACCTCGACTACGAGGCCATCGCGACCCTGACCGGCCAGCCGGTCCGCCGCATCGACAAACCGGCGGGCTGA